Genomic window (Candidatus Aegiribacteria sp.):
TGCTGTCTGCGAACAACACAAGAATAATATTGCTATTCAAATCAATATAACAATACACTTTTCACTCATACTCTGCAATGAATACGGATACAGTCGGAAAGACGTTTTAACTATTCTTTGATTAATCCAATACAGCTGTTTATTATTATATTTTAGCTATTATCGGGAATAATTGTCAAGATACAAGGTTTGACCCTGCGCGGTTCATGCGGATTAGCCAGCCTTTTGCCTCAATTCTTGTGAATATTACCCTGGCTCTGTCAAAGCTTGCTCCGGCATCGGATTTTCTTCCTGATTCTGTCTGCATCAGACCCTGATAGTAGAGAGCCCTGGCAATCAGATAATCGTCCCCCAGCCCCTCGAAACTCTCAATCGACTGTTTCATGCAGGATTCCGCGTCCTCTGTCATATCCTCGAAAGTAAACATTCTGCTGGAAATGAGAAGCATTTCCGCACTTATCTCTTTTAATTCAAGCTCAGCTGACTGAGTTTCAAGTTCATCGAGATACCGCTTCACACCGGCGAGATCGTTCTCTTCAAGGCTTAACTGAGCACGACAGACAAGAACCCAGGCAAGCAGAGGTTTTGAACCAATTTCCCTCGCGAATGTTTCAGCCATCCTGAAATACGCGTCAGCCCTTTCTTTCTCATTCTCTTCCAGAAATACGCATCCTATGTTGCACAATATCTTTGTGTGCCCCTCACGGTCTGAAATCTCTTCCCTTATTCGAAGTGAGTGCTCAAAAAACTCGTGTGCTTCAGCGTATTCCCCGAGCCTTTGCCGGACAGCCCCAATATTTGCATAACCTTCCGCTTCACCGCTCCGGTCACCTATCTCTTTTCTTATGTCAAGTGAATTTATGAAATTTGGAATCGCGTCTTTGTTGTTACCAAGATGCATCTGAACAGTTCCTATATTGTTCAGAGTCGCCGCTTCGGCCTTTCTGTCGCCGATATCAGAGGAAATACGCCGGGCTTCCTGGAAACTGATTAAAGCTTTAGCGTAATTTCCAATCTTGTAATTCAAACCTGCCATATTATTGAGTATCGACGCCTGGGCTCTCCGGTTTCCTATCTCCCTGTTGGTTTCCATTGATTGATTGTAGCACTCAAGAGCCTTCGAGTAGTCCCCCTTGAAGTAGTGTATGTTCCCTATATTATTGAGTGTGGCGGCATGTGATTTCCGACTGCTCGTAGTATCGCTGAGTTCCCTGGACGCATGGTAGTTTTCAAGGGCATTATCATACTCTCCCAGCATGGCATAGGTGGTTCCAATCCCGGTAAGTATTTTTATCTCAATCGTATGATCGGAAGAATCACAGTACACATCCAGTGATTGCCTGAAATATTCCAGCGACTCATGATACTTGCCAAGAAAACGGTTTACTGTTCCTATGTTCATAAGACACAGCGCTTCACCCGGTCTGTTTTTCTTGTCCCGGTAAATTTCGAGTGCTCTGTTGGATAATTCTTTCGCCTTCATATACTGCGCTGTATCCTGAAAAACAGCACCGGCGGCTACCAGGCAATCAGCTTCCTTCTCACTGTTCCCTGTCTCTCCAGCACGGTCTATTGCCCTGGAAAGATCCTCAATTGCCTTCTCGTTGTCTCCTACGAGATTATATACACCGGCTCTATCCTTCAGGCACTCCACAAGCGTTTCGGTCATGTTTTCAGAGTTTTTCTCAAGCATTTCAACAGCCCATGTATAGAACCTGATAGCATCCTGATTGGCATATGAGTCTCTGGCGCTGTTCCCGGCAATCATGCTGTGATGAATAGTCTTTAACTGATCTCCTCCCTTGTGAAAGTGAAGCGCGAGTTCTTCCGCAACCTTTTCCTGGCAGTCCATATTATCCGAAAACAGCTTTGCTCCAACATCCAGATGATATTTTCTTCTCCTGGATTCATTCATCCTGCCGTATATGATTTCTCTTATGATATCTTCCTTGAAACAGAATGTTTCCTCAACTCCCTGAGAAAGGAATCTCATTCCGAGTATCTCATCCATCATGTCAAAGAGCTGTCCCTCATTCCAGTCGGTCATTTCCAGCAGGA
Coding sequences:
- a CDS encoding tetratricopeptide repeat protein, with translation LLEMTDWNEGQLFDMMDEILGMRFLSQGVEETFCFKEDIIREIIYGRMNESRRRKYHLDVGAKLFSDNMDCQEKVAEELALHFHKGGDQLKTIHHSMIAGNSARDSYANQDAIRFYTWAVEMLEKNSENMTETLVECLKDRAGVYNLVGDNEKAIEDLSRAIDRAGETGNSEKEADCLVAAGAVFQDTAQYMKAKELSNRALEIYRDKKNRPGEALCLMNIGTVNRFLGKYHESLEYFRQSLDVYCDSSDHTIEIKILTGIGTTYAMLGEYDNALENYHASRELSDTTSSRKSHAATLNNIGNIHYFKGDYSKALECYNQSMETNREIGNRRAQASILNNMAGLNYKIGNYAKALISFQEARRISSDIGDRKAEAATLNNIGTVQMHLGNNKDAIPNFINSLDIRKEIGDRSGEAEGYANIGAVRQRLGEYAEAHEFFEHSLRIREEISDREGHTKILCNIGCVFLEENEKERADAYFRMAETFAREIGSKPLLAWVLVCRAQLSLEENDLAGVKRYLDELETQSAELELKEISAEMLLISSRMFTFEDMTEDAESCMKQSIESFEGLGDDYLIARALYYQGLMQTESGRKSDAGASFDRARVIFTRIEAKGWLIRMNRAGSNLVS